The Rhinopithecus roxellana isolate Shanxi Qingling chromosome 14, ASM756505v1, whole genome shotgun sequence genome includes a window with the following:
- the MFF gene encoding mitochondrial fission factor isoform X4 has product MAEISRIQYEMEYTEGISQRMRVPEKLKVAPPNADLEQGFQEGVPNASVIMQVPERIVVAGNNEDVSFSRPADLDLIQSTPFKPLALKTPPRVLTLSERPLDFLDLERPPTTPQNEEIRAVGRLKRERSMSENAVRQNGQLVRNDSLVTPSPQQARVCPPHMLPEDGANLSSARGILSLIQSSTRRAYQQILDVLDENRRPVLRGGSAAATSNPHHDNVRYGISNLDTTIEGTSDDLTVVDAASLRRQIIKLNRRLQLLEEENKERAKREMIMYSITVAFWLLNSWLWFRR; this is encoded by the exons ATGGCAGAAATTAGTCGAATTCAATACGAAATGGAATATACCGAAGGCATTAGTCAGCGAATGAGGGTCCCAGAAAAGTTAAAAGTAGCACCACCAAACGCTGACCTGGAACAAGGATTCCAAGAAGGAGTTCCAAATGCTAGTGTGATAATGCAAGTTCCGGAGAGGATTGTTGTGGCAG GAAATAATGAAGATGTTTCATTTTCAAGACCAGCAGATCTTGACCTTATTCAGTCAACTCCCTTTAAACCCCTGGCACTAAAAACACCACCTCGTGTACTTACGCTAAGTGAAAGACCACTAGATTTTCTGGATTTAGAAAGACCTCCTACAACCCCTCAAAATGAAGAA ATCCGTGCAGTTGGCAGACTAAAAAGAGAGCGGTCTATGAGTGAAAATGCCGTTCGCCAAAATGGACAGCTGGTCAGAAATGATTCTCT TGTGACACCATCGCCACAACAGGCTCGGGTCTGTCCTCCCCATATGTTACCTGAAGATGGAGCTAATCTGTCCTCTGCTCGTGGCATTTTGTCGCTTATCCAGTCTTCTACCCGTAGGGCATACCAGCAGATCTTGGATGTGCTGGATGAAAATCGCAG ACCTGTGTTGCGTGGTGGGTCTGCTGCCGCCACTTCTAATCCTCATCATGACAACGTCAG GTATGGCATTTCAAATCTAGATACAACAATTGAAGGAACGTCAGATGACCTGACTGTTGTAGATGCAGCTTCACTAAGACGGCAG aTAATCAAACTAAATAGACGTCTACAACTTCTGGAAGAGGAGAACAAAGAACGTGCTAAAAGAGAAATGATCATGTATTCAATTACTGTAGCTTTCTGGCTGCTTAATAGCTGGCTGTGGTTTCGCCGCTAG
- the MFF gene encoding mitochondrial fission factor isoform X5: MAEISRIQYEMEYTEGISQRMRVPEKLKVAPPNADLEQGFQEGVPNASVIMQVPERIVVAGNNEDVSFSRPADLDLIQSTPFKPLALKTPPRVLTLSERPLDFLDLERPPTTPQNEEIRAVGRLKRERSMSENAVRQNGQLVRNDSLWHRSDSAPRNKISRFQAPISAPEYTVRRQNEIRCERPVLRGGSAAATSNPHHDNVRYGISNLDTTIEGTSDDLTVVDAASLRRQIIKLNRRLQLLEEENKERAKREMIMYSITVAFWLLNSWLWFRR; encoded by the exons ATGGCAGAAATTAGTCGAATTCAATACGAAATGGAATATACCGAAGGCATTAGTCAGCGAATGAGGGTCCCAGAAAAGTTAAAAGTAGCACCACCAAACGCTGACCTGGAACAAGGATTCCAAGAAGGAGTTCCAAATGCTAGTGTGATAATGCAAGTTCCGGAGAGGATTGTTGTGGCAG GAAATAATGAAGATGTTTCATTTTCAAGACCAGCAGATCTTGACCTTATTCAGTCAACTCCCTTTAAACCCCTGGCACTAAAAACACCACCTCGTGTACTTACGCTAAGTGAAAGACCACTAGATTTTCTGGATTTAGAAAGACCTCCTACAACCCCTCAAAATGAAGAA ATCCGTGCAGTTGGCAGACTAAAAAGAGAGCGGTCTATGAGTGAAAATGCCGTTCGCCAAAATGGACAGCTGGTCAGAAATGATTCTCT GTGGCACAGATCAGATTCTGCcccaagaaataaaatttcaaggtTCCAGGCACCGATTTCTGCACCGGAGTACAC TGTGAGAAGACAAAATGAAATACGTTGTGAAAG ACCTGTGTTGCGTGGTGGGTCTGCTGCCGCCACTTCTAATCCTCATCATGACAACGTCAG GTATGGCATTTCAAATCTAGATACAACAATTGAAGGAACGTCAGATGACCTGACTGTTGTAGATGCAGCTTCACTAAGACGGCAG aTAATCAAACTAAATAGACGTCTACAACTTCTGGAAGAGGAGAACAAAGAACGTGCTAAAAGAGAAATGATCATGTATTCAATTACTGTAGCTTTCTGGCTGCTTAATAGCTGGCTGTGGTTTCGCCGCTAG
- the MFF gene encoding mitochondrial fission factor isoform X8, translating into MAEISRIQYEMEYTEGISQRMRVPEKLKVAPPNADLEQGFQEGVPNASVIMQVPERIVVAGNNEDVSFSRPADLDLIQSTPFKPLALKTPPRVLTLSERPLDFLDLERPPTTPQNEEIRAVGRLKRERSMSENAVRQNGQLVRNDSLYGISNLDTTIEGTSDDLTVVDAASLRRQIIKLNRRLQLLEEENKERAKREMIMYSITVAFWLLNSWLWFRR; encoded by the exons ATGGCAGAAATTAGTCGAATTCAATACGAAATGGAATATACCGAAGGCATTAGTCAGCGAATGAGGGTCCCAGAAAAGTTAAAAGTAGCACCACCAAACGCTGACCTGGAACAAGGATTCCAAGAAGGAGTTCCAAATGCTAGTGTGATAATGCAAGTTCCGGAGAGGATTGTTGTGGCAG GAAATAATGAAGATGTTTCATTTTCAAGACCAGCAGATCTTGACCTTATTCAGTCAACTCCCTTTAAACCCCTGGCACTAAAAACACCACCTCGTGTACTTACGCTAAGTGAAAGACCACTAGATTTTCTGGATTTAGAAAGACCTCCTACAACCCCTCAAAATGAAGAA ATCCGTGCAGTTGGCAGACTAAAAAGAGAGCGGTCTATGAGTGAAAATGCCGTTCGCCAAAATGGACAGCTGGTCAGAAATGATTCTCT GTATGGCATTTCAAATCTAGATACAACAATTGAAGGAACGTCAGATGACCTGACTGTTGTAGATGCAGCTTCACTAAGACGGCAG aTAATCAAACTAAATAGACGTCTACAACTTCTGGAAGAGGAGAACAAAGAACGTGCTAAAAGAGAAATGATCATGTATTCAATTACTGTAGCTTTCTGGCTGCTTAATAGCTGGCTGTGGTTTCGCCGCTAG
- the MFF gene encoding mitochondrial fission factor isoform X6, translated as MAEISRIQYEMEYTEGISQRMRVPEKLKVAPPNADLEQGFQEGVPNASVIMQVPERIVVAGNNEDVSFSRPADLDLIQSTPFKPLALKTPPRVLTLSERPLDFLDLERPPTTPQNEEIRAVGRLKRERSMSENAVRQNGQLVRNDSLWHRSDSAPRNKISRFQAPISAPEYTPVLRGGSAAATSNPHHDNVRYGISNLDTTIEGTSDDLTVVDAASLRRQIIKLNRRLQLLEEENKERAKREMIMYSITVAFWLLNSWLWFRR; from the exons ATGGCAGAAATTAGTCGAATTCAATACGAAATGGAATATACCGAAGGCATTAGTCAGCGAATGAGGGTCCCAGAAAAGTTAAAAGTAGCACCACCAAACGCTGACCTGGAACAAGGATTCCAAGAAGGAGTTCCAAATGCTAGTGTGATAATGCAAGTTCCGGAGAGGATTGTTGTGGCAG GAAATAATGAAGATGTTTCATTTTCAAGACCAGCAGATCTTGACCTTATTCAGTCAACTCCCTTTAAACCCCTGGCACTAAAAACACCACCTCGTGTACTTACGCTAAGTGAAAGACCACTAGATTTTCTGGATTTAGAAAGACCTCCTACAACCCCTCAAAATGAAGAA ATCCGTGCAGTTGGCAGACTAAAAAGAGAGCGGTCTATGAGTGAAAATGCCGTTCGCCAAAATGGACAGCTGGTCAGAAATGATTCTCT GTGGCACAGATCAGATTCTGCcccaagaaataaaatttcaaggtTCCAGGCACCGATTTCTGCACCGGAGTACAC ACCTGTGTTGCGTGGTGGGTCTGCTGCCGCCACTTCTAATCCTCATCATGACAACGTCAG GTATGGCATTTCAAATCTAGATACAACAATTGAAGGAACGTCAGATGACCTGACTGTTGTAGATGCAGCTTCACTAAGACGGCAG aTAATCAAACTAAATAGACGTCTACAACTTCTGGAAGAGGAGAACAAAGAACGTGCTAAAAGAGAAATGATCATGTATTCAATTACTGTAGCTTTCTGGCTGCTTAATAGCTGGCTGTGGTTTCGCCGCTAG
- the MFF gene encoding mitochondrial fission factor isoform X2, producing MAEISRIQYEMEYTEGISQRMRVPEKLKVAPPNADLEQGFQEGVPNASVIMQVPERIVVAGNNEDVSFSRPADLDLIQSTPFKPLALKTPPRVLTLSERPLDFLDLERPPTTPQNEEIRAVGRLKRERSMSENAVRQNGQLVRNDSLWHRSDSAPRNKISRFQAPISAPEYTVTPSPQQARVCPPHMLPEDGANLSSARGILSLIQSSTRRAYQQILDVLDENRRPVLRGGSAAATSNPHHDNVRYGISNLDTTIEGTSDDLTVVDAASLRRQIIKLNRRLQLLEEENKERAKREMIMYSITVAFWLLNSWLWFRR from the exons ATGGCAGAAATTAGTCGAATTCAATACGAAATGGAATATACCGAAGGCATTAGTCAGCGAATGAGGGTCCCAGAAAAGTTAAAAGTAGCACCACCAAACGCTGACCTGGAACAAGGATTCCAAGAAGGAGTTCCAAATGCTAGTGTGATAATGCAAGTTCCGGAGAGGATTGTTGTGGCAG GAAATAATGAAGATGTTTCATTTTCAAGACCAGCAGATCTTGACCTTATTCAGTCAACTCCCTTTAAACCCCTGGCACTAAAAACACCACCTCGTGTACTTACGCTAAGTGAAAGACCACTAGATTTTCTGGATTTAGAAAGACCTCCTACAACCCCTCAAAATGAAGAA ATCCGTGCAGTTGGCAGACTAAAAAGAGAGCGGTCTATGAGTGAAAATGCCGTTCGCCAAAATGGACAGCTGGTCAGAAATGATTCTCT GTGGCACAGATCAGATTCTGCcccaagaaataaaatttcaaggtTCCAGGCACCGATTTCTGCACCGGAGTACAC TGTGACACCATCGCCACAACAGGCTCGGGTCTGTCCTCCCCATATGTTACCTGAAGATGGAGCTAATCTGTCCTCTGCTCGTGGCATTTTGTCGCTTATCCAGTCTTCTACCCGTAGGGCATACCAGCAGATCTTGGATGTGCTGGATGAAAATCGCAG ACCTGTGTTGCGTGGTGGGTCTGCTGCCGCCACTTCTAATCCTCATCATGACAACGTCAG GTATGGCATTTCAAATCTAGATACAACAATTGAAGGAACGTCAGATGACCTGACTGTTGTAGATGCAGCTTCACTAAGACGGCAG aTAATCAAACTAAATAGACGTCTACAACTTCTGGAAGAGGAGAACAAAGAACGTGCTAAAAGAGAAATGATCATGTATTCAATTACTGTAGCTTTCTGGCTGCTTAATAGCTGGCTGTGGTTTCGCCGCTAG
- the MFF gene encoding mitochondrial fission factor isoform X1, producing MAEISRIQYEMEYTEGISQRMRVPEKLKVAPPNADLEQGFQEGVPNASVIMQVPERIVVAGNNEDVSFSRPADLDLIQSTPFKPLALKTPPRVLTLSERPLDFLDLERPPTTPQNEEIRAVGRLKRERSMSENAVRQNGQLVRNDSLWHRSDSAPRNKISRFQAPISAPEYTVTPSPQQARVCPPHMLPEDGANLSSARGILSLIQSSTRRAYQQILDVLDENRSVRRQNEIRCERPVLRGGSAAATSNPHHDNVRYGISNLDTTIEGTSDDLTVVDAASLRRQIIKLNRRLQLLEEENKERAKREMIMYSITVAFWLLNSWLWFRR from the exons ATGGCAGAAATTAGTCGAATTCAATACGAAATGGAATATACCGAAGGCATTAGTCAGCGAATGAGGGTCCCAGAAAAGTTAAAAGTAGCACCACCAAACGCTGACCTGGAACAAGGATTCCAAGAAGGAGTTCCAAATGCTAGTGTGATAATGCAAGTTCCGGAGAGGATTGTTGTGGCAG GAAATAATGAAGATGTTTCATTTTCAAGACCAGCAGATCTTGACCTTATTCAGTCAACTCCCTTTAAACCCCTGGCACTAAAAACACCACCTCGTGTACTTACGCTAAGTGAAAGACCACTAGATTTTCTGGATTTAGAAAGACCTCCTACAACCCCTCAAAATGAAGAA ATCCGTGCAGTTGGCAGACTAAAAAGAGAGCGGTCTATGAGTGAAAATGCCGTTCGCCAAAATGGACAGCTGGTCAGAAATGATTCTCT GTGGCACAGATCAGATTCTGCcccaagaaataaaatttcaaggtTCCAGGCACCGATTTCTGCACCGGAGTACAC TGTGACACCATCGCCACAACAGGCTCGGGTCTGTCCTCCCCATATGTTACCTGAAGATGGAGCTAATCTGTCCTCTGCTCGTGGCATTTTGTCGCTTATCCAGTCTTCTACCCGTAGGGCATACCAGCAGATCTTGGATGTGCTGGATGAAAATCGCAG TGTGAGAAGACAAAATGAAATACGTTGTGAAAG ACCTGTGTTGCGTGGTGGGTCTGCTGCCGCCACTTCTAATCCTCATCATGACAACGTCAG GTATGGCATTTCAAATCTAGATACAACAATTGAAGGAACGTCAGATGACCTGACTGTTGTAGATGCAGCTTCACTAAGACGGCAG aTAATCAAACTAAATAGACGTCTACAACTTCTGGAAGAGGAGAACAAAGAACGTGCTAAAAGAGAAATGATCATGTATTCAATTACTGTAGCTTTCTGGCTGCTTAATAGCTGGCTGTGGTTTCGCCGCTAG
- the MFF gene encoding mitochondrial fission factor isoform X3, with protein sequence MAEISRIQYEMEYTEGISQRMRVPEKLKVAPPNADLEQGFQEGVPNASVIMQVPERIVVAGNNEDVSFSRPADLDLIQSTPFKPLALKTPPRVLTLSERPLDFLDLERPPTTPQNEEIRAVGRLKRERSMSENAVRQNGQLVRNDSLVTPSPQQARVCPPHMLPEDGANLSSARGILSLIQSSTRRAYQQILDVLDENRSVRRQNEIRCERPVLRGGSAAATSNPHHDNVRYGISNLDTTIEGTSDDLTVVDAASLRRQIIKLNRRLQLLEEENKERAKREMIMYSITVAFWLLNSWLWFRR encoded by the exons ATGGCAGAAATTAGTCGAATTCAATACGAAATGGAATATACCGAAGGCATTAGTCAGCGAATGAGGGTCCCAGAAAAGTTAAAAGTAGCACCACCAAACGCTGACCTGGAACAAGGATTCCAAGAAGGAGTTCCAAATGCTAGTGTGATAATGCAAGTTCCGGAGAGGATTGTTGTGGCAG GAAATAATGAAGATGTTTCATTTTCAAGACCAGCAGATCTTGACCTTATTCAGTCAACTCCCTTTAAACCCCTGGCACTAAAAACACCACCTCGTGTACTTACGCTAAGTGAAAGACCACTAGATTTTCTGGATTTAGAAAGACCTCCTACAACCCCTCAAAATGAAGAA ATCCGTGCAGTTGGCAGACTAAAAAGAGAGCGGTCTATGAGTGAAAATGCCGTTCGCCAAAATGGACAGCTGGTCAGAAATGATTCTCT TGTGACACCATCGCCACAACAGGCTCGGGTCTGTCCTCCCCATATGTTACCTGAAGATGGAGCTAATCTGTCCTCTGCTCGTGGCATTTTGTCGCTTATCCAGTCTTCTACCCGTAGGGCATACCAGCAGATCTTGGATGTGCTGGATGAAAATCGCAG TGTGAGAAGACAAAATGAAATACGTTGTGAAAG ACCTGTGTTGCGTGGTGGGTCTGCTGCCGCCACTTCTAATCCTCATCATGACAACGTCAG GTATGGCATTTCAAATCTAGATACAACAATTGAAGGAACGTCAGATGACCTGACTGTTGTAGATGCAGCTTCACTAAGACGGCAG aTAATCAAACTAAATAGACGTCTACAACTTCTGGAAGAGGAGAACAAAGAACGTGCTAAAAGAGAAATGATCATGTATTCAATTACTGTAGCTTTCTGGCTGCTTAATAGCTGGCTGTGGTTTCGCCGCTAG
- the MFF gene encoding mitochondrial fission factor isoform X7 yields the protein MAEISRIQYEMEYTEGISQRMRVPEKLKVAPPNADLEQGFQEGVPNASVIMQVPERIVVAGNNEDVSFSRPADLDLIQSTPFKPLALKTPPRVLTLSERPLDFLDLERPPTTPQNEEIRAVGRLKRERSMSENAVRQNGQLVRNDSLPVLRGGSAAATSNPHHDNVRYGISNLDTTIEGTSDDLTVVDAASLRRQIIKLNRRLQLLEEENKERAKREMIMYSITVAFWLLNSWLWFRR from the exons ATGGCAGAAATTAGTCGAATTCAATACGAAATGGAATATACCGAAGGCATTAGTCAGCGAATGAGGGTCCCAGAAAAGTTAAAAGTAGCACCACCAAACGCTGACCTGGAACAAGGATTCCAAGAAGGAGTTCCAAATGCTAGTGTGATAATGCAAGTTCCGGAGAGGATTGTTGTGGCAG GAAATAATGAAGATGTTTCATTTTCAAGACCAGCAGATCTTGACCTTATTCAGTCAACTCCCTTTAAACCCCTGGCACTAAAAACACCACCTCGTGTACTTACGCTAAGTGAAAGACCACTAGATTTTCTGGATTTAGAAAGACCTCCTACAACCCCTCAAAATGAAGAA ATCCGTGCAGTTGGCAGACTAAAAAGAGAGCGGTCTATGAGTGAAAATGCCGTTCGCCAAAATGGACAGCTGGTCAGAAATGATTCTCT ACCTGTGTTGCGTGGTGGGTCTGCTGCCGCCACTTCTAATCCTCATCATGACAACGTCAG GTATGGCATTTCAAATCTAGATACAACAATTGAAGGAACGTCAGATGACCTGACTGTTGTAGATGCAGCTTCACTAAGACGGCAG aTAATCAAACTAAATAGACGTCTACAACTTCTGGAAGAGGAGAACAAAGAACGTGCTAAAAGAGAAATGATCATGTATTCAATTACTGTAGCTTTCTGGCTGCTTAATAGCTGGCTGTGGTTTCGCCGCTAG